From Daucus carota subsp. sativus chromosome 6, DH1 v3.0, whole genome shotgun sequence, the proteins below share one genomic window:
- the LOC108225908 gene encoding uncharacterized protein LOC108225908, producing the protein MEGCRPLVGFDGCHLKSAFGGQLLAAVGIDPNERMYPIAWAIVQAKNYDNWLWFMNLLKADINIENDAMWTFISDKQKGLINAVETIFPEAEHRAITRSADTLVEWSGGPKFLVTSTSGGYEMVVDTFNKTCACNKWQLSGIPCFHAVACYHSRNIDPVQGIHPSYSRDMYLKVYEHILQPINGAELWESTPYPKPLPPNVKTAPGRPKKRSRKNDIPAVYPTKLKRENTTLRCGHCKEYGHNKRTCSLKKSDGKVKEKEVAEASGKNNETGGITGTNEASENNEQVEISQGVSQHVDNLQESQEPIVQPTP; encoded by the exons ATGGAGGGTTGTAGGCCATTGGTCGGATTTGATGGTTGTCATCTAAAAAGTGCATTTGGGGGTCAATTACTGGCTGCGGTTGGGATAGATCCCAACGAGAGAATGTACCCAATTGCCTGGGCAATTGTACAAGCTAAAAATTATGACAATTGGCTGTGGTTCATGAACTTGTTGAAAGCTGATATAAACATTGAAAATGATGCAATGTGGACTTTTATTTCCGACAAACAAAAG GGACTGATTAATGCAGTAGAGACAATATTTCCGGAAGCAGAACACAG GGCAATAACTAGGTCTGCGGATACTCTGGTGGAATGGTCAGGAGGACCTAAATTTCTTGTCACTAGTACTTCTGGAGGCTATGAAATGGTTGTGGATACTTTTAATAAGACTTGTGCATGTAACAAGTGGCAGTTGTCCGGAATACCGTGTTTTCATGCCGTGGCATGCTATCATTCTAGAAACATAGATCCTGTACAAGGCATACATCCATCTTACAGCAGAGATATGTATTTAAAG GTGTATGAGCACATTCTACAGCCAATTAACGGAGCAGAACTTTGGGAGTCAACACCATATCCAAAACCTTTGCCACCAAATGTCAAAACTGCTCCAGGAAGACCTAAAAAAAGATCAAGGAAAAATGATATTCCAGCGGTGTATCCTACAAAGCTGAAAAGAGAGAATACCACGTTAAGATGTGGTCACTGTAAGGAATATGGACACAATAAAAGGACTTGCTCTTTAAAG AAAAGTGATGGTAAGGTTAAAGAAAAAGAAGTTGCGGAGGCTAGTGGGAAAAACAATGAGACTGGTGGCATCACTGGCACTAATGAGGCTAGTGAAAATAATGAACAAGTTGAAATAAGCCAAGGTGTTTCACAACATGTTGATAATTTACAGGAAAGTCAGGAGCCCATCGTACAACCAACTCCATAG
- the LOC108193033 gene encoding glycerophosphodiester phosphodiesterase GDPDL3 — MFKLKAAALCFFFVLCLPLFGAAQRSGKNNTSLWKTLSGDPPLAIARGGFSGIFPDSSLDAYQLALITGLPDMILWCDVQLTSDGAGICFPEVTLNNGSDIGALFNQSSKTYLVNGVSRTGWFSVDFTLDALTNVSLTQGVFSRSNLFDRSFLQVVTVEEVARQLKPPGFWLNIQHDAFFSQHNLSMRSFVISASRSVIVNYISSPEVNFLRSIVTRFKPSQTKLIFRFLGQSDIEPSTNQTYGSLLKNLTFIKTFSSGILVPKTYIWPVDKDLYLEPHTSVVLDAHKEGLEIFASDFANDIPFAYDYNYDPVAEYLNFIDNDNFSVDGVLSDFPITPSEAIDCFSHMDKNNSGPAIPLVISHEGSSGEYPGCTDLAYKQAISDGADVLDCPVQMSKDGTPFCLGSINLIERTTAAQSFSNLVVNIPELNSEGIFSFSIDWSDIQTLKPVISNPYSDAFLYRNPRNKNAGSFVALSEFLALANNATSISGVLIRIENASYLAEKQGLGVIDAVVDALSKAGYNNQTRKKVMIQSPNSAVLIELKEGKNNYELVYEVEEDIRDALNSTILDIKKFANSLVISKSSVYSKNIGFLTGATDVVSKMQAFKLPVYVKLFQNEFFSQAWDFFSDAYVELNTYVVGSGIDGVITDFPGTANKYRRNRCLTLGKDTPNYMTPVGPGNLLSVSQTQPAAVAPSPVLEVSDVTEPPFPSVVAKPDSNNGTGDGTTAPPPKQPSGQAKVVVGIFVSNLAILLVTVLLF; from the exons ATGTTCAAGTTAAAGGCGGCAGCTTTATGCTTCTTCTTTGTTCTTTGCTTGCCTCTGTTTGGTGCTGCTCAGCGATCTGGTAAAAATAACACTTCTTTGTGGAAGACATTAAgcg GAGATCCACCTCTAGCCATTGCACGTGGTGGCTTTTCTGGGATATTTCCTGATTCCAGTCTGGACGCATATCAATTGGCATTAATTACTGGTTTACCTGATATGATATTGTGGTGTGACGTACAACTAACAAGTGATGGTGCTGGAATTTGTTTTCCGGAAGTTACTCTTAACAATGGTTCTGACATTGGGGCATTATTCAACCAAAGCAGTAAGACCTACCTTGTGAATGGTGTTAGTAGGACTGGATGGTTTTCAGTGGATTTCACCCTAGATGCTCTCACAAATGTATCCT TGACCCAAGGAGTTTTCTCTAGGTCCAATCTCTTTGATCGGAGCTTCCTTCAAGTAGTTACTGTTGAAGAGGTGGCTAGGCAATTGAAACCACCTGGATTCTGGTTAAATATTCAG CATGATGCATTCTTCAGCCAACATAATTTAAGCATGAGAAGCTTCGTGATATCTGCATCTAGAAGTGTTATCGTTAATTATATCTCATCACCAGAGGTTAACTTTCTTAGAAGTATTGTTACACGATTCAAACCTAGTCAAACAAAACTTATTTTCCGATTTCTAGGACAGAGTGATATTGAGCCTTCTACCAACCAAACCTACGGCTCTCTTTTGAAGAATCTGACATTTATTAAAACATTTTCATCTGGAATATTAGTTCCGAAAACCTACATATGGCCTGTGGATAAAGATCTATATTTGGAGCCTCATACCTCAGTCGTCTTGGATGCTCATAAAGAGGGACTTGAAATTTTTGCATCTGATTTTGCCAATGATATACCGTTTGCTTATGATTACAACTATGATCCTGTAGccgagtatttaaattttatcgaCAACGACAACTTTTCCGTGGATGGTGTGCTTTCTGATTTCCCAATAACTCCATCAGAGGCCATAG ATTGTTTCTCTCATATGGACAAAAACAATTCTGGACCAG CAATCCCTTTGGTCATTTCACACGAAGGATCAAGTGGGGAATACCCTGGTTGTACTGATTTAGCATATAAACAAGCTATTTCAGATGGGGCTGACGTTCTTGACTGTCCGGTCCAAATGTCGAAGGACGGAACACCATTTTGTCTAGGCTCGATAAACCTTATAGAGAGAACCACAGCTGCTCAATCCTTCAGCAACCTAGTAGTCAACATTCCTGAGCTTAATAGCGAGGGAATATTCTCCTTCAGCATCGACTGGAGTGACATACAAACTCTCAAAC CGGTGATATCAAATCCCTATTCAGATGCATTTTTGTATCGGAATCCtcgaaacaagaatgctggaagTTTTGTGGCATTATCGGAATTTCTGGCCTTGGCAAACAACGCAACTTCTATTTCTGGTGTCCTTATTCGCATTGAG AATGCATCCTACCTAGCAGAAAAACAGGGACTGGGTGTAATAGACGCTGTTGTGGATGCCTTGAGCAAAGCTGGTTACAATAATCAGACAAGGAAAAAAGTAATGATTCAATCTCCGAATAGTGCTGTTCTAATTGAACTAAAGGAGGGGAAAAACAACTATGAGCTTGTTTATGAGGTTGAGGAGGATATCCGTGACGCCTTGAATTCAACCATCTTGGacataaaaaaatttgcaaaTTCTCTGGTTATCAGCAAAAGTTCTGTCTATAGCAAAAATATTGGATTCCTCACTGGGGCTACAGATGTTGTGTCAAAGATGCAGGCATTTAAGCTACCTGTCTACGTGaaactttttcaaaatgaatttttttctcAAGCATGGGATTTCTTCTCAGATGCATATGTGGAGCTGAACACATATGTTGTTGGTAGTGGTATTGATGGTGTCATCACTGATTTCCCTGGGACAGCCAACAAATACAGAA GAAACCGTTGCTTAACTTTAGGAAAGGATACACCAAATTACATGACTCCTGTAGGTCCTGGAAATCTCTTATCAGTCAGTCAAACTCAGCCAGCAGCTGTAGCTCCCAGCCCGGTCCTGGAAGTGTCTGATGTGACGGAGCCCCCATTTCCTTCTGTTGTCGCGAAGCCAGATAGTAATAATGGTACTGGCGATGGTACTACTGCACCACCTCCTAAGCAACCAAGTGGACAAGCTAAAGTAGTAGTGGGCATTTTCGTATCGAACCTTGCCATTCTTCTTGTGACTGTTCTGCTATTTTGA